The Pelagicoccus albus genome includes the window CTCTTTGTTGATGTATCCATCTGTCCATTTATCTTCATTGGTCAGTCCCGATAGGCTAGTTGACCGGGTATCATCCTTGTCGTTACGAATACCGTAAGTCGCGATGATGCGGTCGTTCCACAAGCGGCTGGTGCCACCGATGTTCCAAGAGGTGATTTCATTCTGGAATGCGGAGGTTCCGACTTGGTGGTTGTGGAAGGCCATGCTGTAGGAGACGTCCGTCCATTCGGAATCCTCCCAATTGTATACCATCTGATTCGCGGTAAACGGCGTAGTCATCGTACCACTACCTGTGTTAACCATGGCTTCGGTGCCAGGTGTGGATAGATAGAAGGTACGACGGATTCTGGAGCGTTCGTAGTTATAGCCGGCTACGGATTGATCAGGCATGTAGTTGATCATTCCCAGATCGACTTCGTTACTGTCGGTAAGGAAGAGGCGAAGTCTTTCGGTCTTGAGCGTTTGCTCTTCTTTGGAGGCGAGGGCGATGAACTGGTGACTGCCCAGCCACTTGGTCCAGCCGTCGTTTCCAGTGAAGTCCGGAGTGTAGGCCAGCATGGCGCGATACTGATCGTTTTCGACGTCCTGACTGAATTGGTCAGGGTCGACATCTTGCATGTACACGCCTAGGTAGTACGGATTGTCGGAACCGTCTGGCAGATACATATTAGTATCCACGTAGAGGGCAGGAGCATTGAGCTGGGAAACCGTGTAGCTCGCCACGTTTTCAAACTCTTGATGGAACCAACCGGCCGAAAAGTAGAGTTCGTCGGTGAACTGCTGTTCGAACTCCAGGTTATAGGTCGTAGCCTCTTCCGATCCGAAGTTCATCTGAAGTGTATTTACTTCGGTCCAATCGTAGATAGACTGGTCGGTGACCCCTGGATAGTAGGCACGTACTAGATTTGTATCCAATTGCGAATACAGGTTCGAAGAGGTACCGTTTTGATCGTAGGCAGCTGCGTTCGCCGCATTCGCATAGATATCAGCACTTGTTGGTCCCGCACTTTCGCCGAAAGCGCTGCGGTACTTGGCTGGCACTTGGAAGAACCAATTCTGGATCTGTCCATCCGCGACTTGCATAGTCGGACGACCTGTTACTACGCGTAGAGCAGGGACGTAGAGCGGGGAATTCGGATTGGTCATGGCTCCGTATCCATAAATGTTGACCCCGTTGTAGTTGAGCATGTTCTCATCGGCCCACAGGCTGGCATCGTAGTCGCTTAGCGACATGACGTAGGCTTGGGTGTCGGTGATGGATGGGGATCCTGCTTCACGCGTGTAGGGTCCGACGACTTCGCCCGAGTCCAAGTAGGTGACGGTGCGAGTTTGCGAATCGTAAACAGGACGTCCCGCATCTTGCCATTCCGTGACATAGTCGATTGGCGTGATGGTATTAGGACGGTTGTTTTCGTTTTCGTAACTCTCGAAGTTGACTTTCAGTGTGGTCTTTTCGAACGGCTTGTAGGTGATGGCTGCGTAGAATCGGTCGCTTTCGTCGTAGGATGGCTTGCGAACGAATTCCGTACGGTCGGCTAGAAGCGCTCCCGCTATGGCCAGTTTACCCTCAATCAAAGACTTATTGAAAGTAAGGCTGGCTCGCTGGGAACCGTTGTCGTCGAAGCGGAATTTCACGCCGAGCGAATCATCGTCCAAATTCGCTTGCAGGCGGGTTTGGTTTACCACGCCTGCTGGGCTGCCTACTCCGAAAAGCATTGAGTTTGGACCGCGGCTGATTTCCACGGACTGAACGTTGTAGGAATCCAGTGGGATCTGCTTTACCGCACGATAGAAGTTGACCGAGGAGTCAGGACTACCAAGACCGCGCACTGTGTTAGAGGAAGCGTTGGTAGTTGTGGCTCCTGTGAAACCGGCGGCGAAGCCCGCATTGGTATCCGCTAAACCATCACCGCGAGACGAGGTAGTGCCCGGCGTGTAGGTTGATGAGCCTTCAGTGCCTGCCTCGTAACGGAATAGGTCGTTAACGTCGAGCGAGGCGGTATCTTCGATTTGCTCCTTTGTTACGACTGTGATCGATGCAGCTATGTCGGCGATATTTGTCCGCATGCGAGAACCCGCCAAGGTGTTTTGCTGGCGATATCCGATATCGTCTTCATCGGCGGATACTTCAAAAGGAGACAGTTCGAAGATTTCTTCGTCGCTGTCATCCTGAGCCATGGCGTAGGAGCACAGGGCTTGAGCCGTTGCGAGGGCCAAGATCGGGCCCGTGCGGAACGGTTTGGGTAGGTGTATTTTTTGGGTTAGTTTCATGGAGTATCTTTTTGTTTGTCTTCCGAGTAGGAAAATTTGGGTACGCAGCAGCGATTGCGGTCGACCGTTTAGTCGTTCGTCGGGGGTATGTGCGTAGTATTCCGTCTTCTAGCTTTTAGGTAGCGAGAGCGGTGGGTAGGGTAGTTAGAGTAGTTTGTTTGGGGGGGCGGGTGTTTCGTACAACTTGTATGCAAGCGACTACTTCGGCAAGGCGATCTAGTCGATTTTCCGACGTTCGGATAAACAAAGCGGATATCTCGTCCGTTTTGTATTAGCGCCTAGCGCGTGCCTCTCTGGTCCTAGGGACGAAAAAATGATGACCCGAGTGTATTCGCCCTAATGATACGTAGGGAAATGGTGCGGGGCTAGTTCTTTGTTGAACGGAAAGAGTCCGATGCTAGACGAGGCGTCTAGTTTGCGGAGTCTTTTTGGGGTGCTGTTCCTTGTTTGGAACGGATTCTAGGCTTGGCGAGAATTTGGAGATAAAACGACTCTCGGTTCTGTGCCGCCGCTTGGTCGATATACTTGATCAACTCAGCTACATGTATGGCTTTGGCAGTCTCTTGTTCGGATCCGTACTGGCATTCGAAATCCCAGTAGTCGGTGCCTTCGGGCAGTTTTTTCTTACGCTCCCGTTTCAGGTATTTCCGAACCTCGTTTTTGACGGAATCGATCCAACGTTCGTACTGAAGTTTCGCTGTGCGTTTGAATGTCTTTTTCATTGTCCGAGAAGAGGAGCCGTTGATGAGGATAAATTCAGCGAAAGCGAGATGAATAGACGATCGTTTTGCAACGTCTCAAAAAGCGTTACCGTACGATTTTGACGGTAAGTATTAATACGATTTGTATCCTGAGGATAATATCGTTTTCTAAAGTCCAGCTACCCTGAGTATGAAAAAGAATCCCCTGCTTTTCGTCTCCGTATTTATTGTCGGAGGTTTATTGGGCTCTTGGGCCACTGTTTCCTTTGTTGCTCTGTCTTTGGAGTCAAAGGAGGAGGTCACAGAGCCGAGCCCAGATCGTCCTTTGGCGGATCGATCTCTTGCGGAAGGAATGGTTGATCCTATTACCCAAGGTGCGGATGGATCTGCCCAGCCGGGGTCCCTGGTCCTTAGCTTTTCTCAAAGAGTAGAAGCGGCGACTGCCTTCGATTCGCACCGGAGGAGGCAATACGAGCTTGAAAAGTTATTCGAGGAAATGACTCCAGAGCAGGCCGAGGGAGTTCTAGCTGAAATCCTAGAGGTGAAGGAGCCTAGATTGCGTGGCAGTTTGATGCGGCCTTTTTTTGTGAAGTGGGGAGAGATAGACGGAGAGGTCGCCTATGCCAGAGCGATCGAGATGGCTGGCCGAGACCGAGGTGACGCTCTATCTGCCGTATTGGCTGGATGGGCACATACCGATGTCCATGCGGCTTGGGCGGTTGCATTACCTATTTTGGAGGAATCATCGAATTGGTATTCGAGACATGCGCGTGGCGCGGTCGCCGAAATGGCGAAACAGGACCCGAATGTTCTGCTGGAGTTGATGGCTTCGGATAGTTCGAATCGGAAATACGCTTCATTTGGGAATTCTTTGATAACCGAAGCTTTCGAAAACGGGAGCCAGACGGAGCTACTGTCTAAATTCGCGATGATCGAAAGCGATGTAGACCGGAACCGGCTCGTTAGCCAGTTGTTTCAACGTTGGGGAATTTTAGATACAGACTCACCTCTGGAAGCTATGGCGGCTATTGATGACCCCGAAGAAGCCAAAAGCGCTTTTGAGGGCTTCCTGAAAGGTTGGGTTGAAGCAGACAAAGATGGCGCCTTGAGCTACGCTTTTGACAACCTAGATGACCCGGCGGTGAAATCTGTATTTGCCTCCATGGTACAGTCAACGTTCCGAAATAGCGGTGAGAGTGAGATTTTCGCTTTGGTTGAGCGCTTGGAAAGCTCGGGACTTATGGGTGAATACGCAACGCAGATCGGTCGTCAAGTGGCGTTTATGCAACCAGAGGTCGGACTGCGGATAGCGGATTCGATAGAAAGTTCAAAAGAGCGTGAGCAACTGATACGGAGATCATTCAACGGACTCTTGAATCAGAATTTTGATAAGGCCGTGGATTATTTGGAGCAGGTTCAGTCACCCGAGGAGAAGAGCAAATTGGTTGCCAGTATGGGGTGGTCACTCGCAAGAAGGAGTGACGGTGGAGCGCAGCTTGTTTCAATTGTAGACGACCTGCCAAGTGGCAAAGTTCGTGGGCGTTTGATCGAGAAACTTTTACTGGGCACAAGCCGCCCGCAAATGGAGCTCACTGATGATTATAAGGAGGGCTTGGCGATGTTGGCGGAAGCCGAAGGCGATTTATCTGATAGGGCTAAGGAGGCCTTAAAATCCCTCACAGCCCCAAGACCTTGAAGGTTTGTTGTATCGATCAATACATGACGTGGAAAGATGCCCGTGGTATGCTTACTGCTTGATCTGCTCCATGTTCAAAACCTCTAAGCGTCGTTTTCTTATCTTTCAAATTGCGATACTCCTTGGCTTCGGATCCAGTTTCTTGAGGGCTGATGTTCCGACAAGCGAGCTGCCGATATTGGTCGGGACGGAGATTCAGAGAATCGA containing:
- a CDS encoding TonB-dependent receptor, with translation MKLTQKIHLPKPFRTGPILALATAQALCSYAMAQDDSDEEIFELSPFEVSADEDDIGYRQQNTLAGSRMRTNIADIAASITVVTKEQIEDTASLDVNDLFRYEAGTEGSSTYTPGTTSSRGDGLADTNAGFAAGFTGATTTNASSNTVRGLGSPDSSVNFYRAVKQIPLDSYNVQSVEISRGPNSMLFGVGSPAGVVNQTRLQANLDDDSLGVKFRFDDNGSQRASLTFNKSLIEGKLAIAGALLADRTEFVRKPSYDESDRFYAAITYKPFEKTTLKVNFESYENENNRPNTITPIDYVTEWQDAGRPVYDSQTRTVTYLDSGEVVGPYTREAGSPSITDTQAYVMSLSDYDASLWADENMLNYNGVNIYGYGAMTNPNSPLYVPALRVVTGRPTMQVADGQIQNWFFQVPAKYRSAFGESAGPTSADIYANAANAAAYDQNGTSSNLYSQLDTNLVRAYYPGVTDQSIYDWTEVNTLQMNFGSEEATTYNLEFEQQFTDELYFSAGWFHQEFENVASYTVSQLNAPALYVDTNMYLPDGSDNPYYLGVYMQDVDPDQFSQDVENDQYRAMLAYTPDFTGNDGWTKWLGSHQFIALASKEEQTLKTERLRLFLTDSNEVDLGMINYMPDQSVAGYNYERSRIRRTFYLSTPGTEAMVNTGSGTMTTPFTANQMVYNWEDSEWTDVSYSMAFHNHQVGTSAFQNEITSWNIGGTSRLWNDRIIATYGIRNDKDDTRSTSLSGLTNEDKWTDGYINKETLWNNYADWQTWEKDTSTLGIVFRPFSGWKSIDSRANQFSEFLNSLAFTYNTSDTFNPPDVSYVDGFGTQLPIPSGEGKDYGIQFSMFENKLFARLSKFEASNENAAVRAQLALARYRDLIDVGQFRSWARTIAKINMGLDPTDSAAFSDDILSDADETAVQNAAAAIWGQNYDYYNELGGTLGQTSSVAAEGYELQINYNPMPNWTIKATATKEETINDNIAPEFTAWYNERNPIMASAQASDYLDSAYQGFATYTTDGGTAVDLSNFLTSYGYNSTVRADDAVNGWTNVTNYYNLVVNPAVLSDRALAGTVVANQPRYKWNLITNYKFTDDKLKGVSVGGSYRWIGKKAIGYYGQSSGVTEGVLDIPDIDRPIYTPAESYVDFWAAYSRKIRNESIDMKIQLNVVNAFESGHLQTVAVDFNGSPYGYRIVDPRKFILSLSFDM
- a CDS encoding DUF6172 family protein, with translation MKKTFKRTAKLQYERWIDSVKNEVRKYLKRERKKKLPEGTDYWDFECQYGSEQETAKAIHVAELIKYIDQAAAQNRESFYLQILAKPRIRSKQGTAPQKDSAN